A genomic region of Glycine max cultivar Williams 82 chromosome 15, Glycine_max_v4.0, whole genome shotgun sequence contains the following coding sequences:
- the LOC100796804 gene encoding uncharacterized protein isoform X1 → MSVTRVSWFTEFLPKAIMSDEGERTCPLCAEEMDLTDQQLKPCKCGYEICVWCWHHILEMAEKDDTEGRCPACRSPYDKEKIVGMAANCERLVAEVHMEKKMKNQKAKSKSSEARKQLSSVRVIQRNLVYIVGLPLNLADEDLLQQREYFGQYGKVLKVSMSRTTAGVVQQFPNNTCSVYITYSKEEEAIRCIQNVHGFVLEGRPLRACFGTTKYCHAWLRNMPCSNPDCLYLHGIGSHEDSFTKDEIVSAYTRSRVQQITGAAYNMQRQSGNVLPPPLDDCTDNSSGKSIVKNSSSTSVSIVRGSPPNGTSGRPIALSAAAAWGIRATNCQPAACGLLCPNGLSKLKPDTISSTLPFSSAVACTIQASLNSDVTKRPLSSDGSHSMTPQVKNELLKPVKQNRSMDILDSAEERTLASEVSLSPMKLNNQVSSLPLAGYSDRGSFTATNTTNSIDITRQPSSIGPEEAVISTSEEIENFSQELSSVHIDRNSQNKQHYSLSKTSRSPDNVLVKSMQSQESQYNTDKFKDVLIKNADSKAAALENEVCNLKQQCDLSLDSQSQSQVVSANIEVEDDVTTFDNQILKDPEVVGSYLPESASFLNVSNHSSPHLLHCGEPCNVVNAGSLDANDKIKDNSLLHAHNFCNEYSDKLISTSSYWFLHDARNEQRIGRLVSDAVNIGSDAAMDKGESSIISNILSMESDAWDDSLTSHESLAKLLGDNTDNQNGPLKKSSSWKVQSNNQSRFSFARQEESKFQANVHPSSGANQQFPKNGSLIQDFVERDFSLDKLGFANGIPSNNLEESGNLGSGHFIASNNKLSAVSRAQISAPPGFSVPNRAPPPGFSSLERMGQAFDSLSGNSLLDPSFLLRNSYQTPSNGNIGDPGDIEFMDPAILAVVKGRIQGAQNSPVLDMRSNYPEQLNYFENEARVQLLMQRSLSPHQNLRFSEIGNSFSQFGDSYGISSRLNQSQVSNLASFPQLSLQQSRNAILSNGQLDGWNEVPSGNGLGVAELLRNERLGFNKFYRGYDDSKYRMPNSMDLFNRTFGI, encoded by the exons ATGTCAGTAACACGTGTTTCCTGGTTTACTGAATTTTTACCCAAGGCAATCATGAGTGACGAAGGAGAAAGGACTTGTCCTCTCTGTGCTGAAGAGATGGATTTGACAGATCAGCAGTTGAAACCATGCAAATGTGGTTATGAG ATATGTGTCTGGTGTTGGCATCACATACTGGAAATGGCTGAGAAGGATGACACAGAGGGACGATGTCCTGCATGTCGTTCTCCATATGATAAGGAAAAGATTGTTGGGATGGCTGCAAACTGTGAGAG ATTGGTGGCTGAAGTTCATAtggaaaaaaagatgaagaacCAGAAAGCAAAGTCAAAATCTTCTGAAGCACGGAAGCAACTCAGTAGTGTGCGAGTAATTCAGCGGAACCTGGTTTACATAGTGGGATTGCCTCTCAATCTGGCAGACGAAGAT CTCCTCCAGCAGCGAGAATATTTTGGTCAGTATGGGAAGGTCTTAAAAGTGTCAATGTCTCGAACCACAGCTGGTGTTGTTCAGCAGTTTCCAAACAATACATGTAGTGT ATATATTACttattcaaaagaagaagaagcaattcgATGCATTCAAAATGTGCATGGATTCGTTTTGGAGGGTAGACCTTTAAG GGCTTGTTTTGGAACCACTAAATATTGTCATGCATGGCTCAGAAACATG CCTTGCAGCAATCCAGATTGTCTATATCTGCATGGGATTGGCTCTCATGAGGATAGTTTCACAAAAGATGAAATAGTTTCAGCATACACTAg AAGTCGTGTTCAACAAATTACTGGTGCTGCATACAATATGCAACGGCAATCAGGGAATGTATTGCCTCCTCCATTGGATGATTGCACGGATAATTCATCAGGAAAATCAATTGTGAAAAATTCATCAAGT ACCTCTGTTAGCATTGTAAGAGGTTCACCTCCTAATGGAACTTCTGGGAGACCTATAGCTCTTTCTGCAGCTGCAGCATG GGGTATACGGGCTACAAATTGTCAGCCAGCTGCTTGTGGTTTATTATGTCCAAATGGACTGTCCAAGCTTAAACCTGATACAATCAGCAGCACCCTACCCTTTTCCTCTGCTGTTGCATGCACTATTCAGGCTTCATTAAATAGTGATGTTACAAAGAGGCCACTGTCGAGTGATGGGAGTCATAGTATGACACCTcaagtaaaaaatgaattattgaaACCTGTTAAACAAAATAGAAGCATGGATATCCTGGATAGTGCTGAAGAAAGAACTTTGGCTTCTGAAGTTTCTCTTTCACCCATGAAATTGAACAATCAGGTGTCTTCTCTACCATTAGCCGGATATAGTGATAGAGGCAGCTTTACTGCAACAAACACAACTAATTCTATTGACATCACTCGACAACCAAGCAGCATTGGTCCTGAGGAAGCAGTTATTTCTACCAGTGAAGAGATTGAGAATTTTTCCCAGGAGTTGTCTTCTGTTCACATTGATAGAAATTCCCAAAATAAACAACATTACAGCCTATCCAAAACTAGCAGATCACCTGATAATGTGTTGGTTAAATCTATGCAATCTCAAGAATCACAGTATAATACTGACAAATTTAAAGATGTACTAATTAAAAATGCAGACAGTAAAGCTGCTGCATTAGAAAATGAGGTTTGTAATTTAAAGCAACAATGTGATTTGTCATTGGATTCTCAATCTCAATCTCAAGTAGTATCAGCTAATATTGAAGTGGAAGATGATGTAACAACTTTTGATAATCAGATACTTAAGGATCCAGAAGTTGTTGGTTCTTATTTGCCCGAATCGGCCAGTTTCCTTAATGTCTCAAATCATTCTAGTCCTCATCTTCTGCATTGTGGTGAACCATGTAATGTTGTAAATGCTGGTTCTTTAGATGCCAATGATAAAATCAAGGATAACTCATTATTACATGCACATAACTTTTGCAATGAATATTCTGATAAATTGATCAGCACCAGCTCTTATTGGTTCCTCCATGATGCAAGAAATGAGCAACGCATTGGAAGATTAGTTAGTGATGCAGTTAATATTGGAAGTGACGCCGCTATGGACAAGGGTGAAAGCAgtataatttcaaatatattatcCATGGAGTCTGATGCCTGGGATGACTCGCTAACATCACATGAGAGTTTGGCCAAGTTGTTGGGTGACAACACTGACAACCAGAATGgtcctttaaaaaaatctagttCTTGGAAAGTTCAAAGTAACAATCAATCTAGATTTTCTTTTGCAAGACAGGAGGAATCCAAATTCCAAGCTAATGTACATCCATCTTCTGGTGCCAACCAGCAATTTCCAAAGAATGGCTCACTCATCCAGGATTTTGTGGAAAGAGACTTTTCTTTGGACAAGCTGGGTTTTGCAAATGGCATCCCCTCCAATAACCTCGAGGAATCTGGAAATCTTGGTAGTGGCCATTTTATTGCTTCAAACAATAAACTTTCAG CTGTTTCAAGAGCACAAATTTCAGCACCACCAGGATTTTCTGTTCCGAACAGGGCACCACCTCCTGGTTTTTCTTCCCTTGAGAGAATGGGGCAGGCTTTTGACTCCCTCTCTG GGAATTCATTGCTCGACCCTTCTTTCTTACTGAGAAATTCATATCAAACACCCTCAAATGGAAATATTGGTGATCCAGGAGACATTGAATTTATGGATCCTGCTATTTTGGCAGTTGTTAAAGGGAGAATTCAAGGTGCACAAAACAGCCCAGTGCTGGATATGCGATCCAATTACCCTGAACAGTTAAATTACTTTGAAAATGAGGCTAGAGTTCAATTATTGATGCAAAGATCTCTCTCACCACATCAAAACCTTCGATTTTCTGAAATTGGGAATTCCTTTTCTCAGTTTGGTGATTCTTATGGCATTTCTTCAAGGTTAAATCAATCACAAGTTAGTAATCTGGCTTCATTTCCTCAGTTGTCTCTGCAGCAGTCTAGAAATGCAATCTTGTCAAATGGCCAATTGGATGGGTGGAATGAAGTGCCGAGTGGAAATGGTCTGGGTGTGGCAGAGCTTTTGAGAAATGAAAGACTTGGATTTAACAAGTTTTATAGAGGATATGATGATTCAAAATATCGAATGCCGAATTCTATGGATCTGTTCAACAGGACATTTGGGATTTGA
- the LOC100796804 gene encoding uncharacterized protein isoform X2, with the protein MSDEGERTCPLCAEEMDLTDQQLKPCKCGYEICVWCWHHILEMAEKDDTEGRCPACRSPYDKEKIVGMAANCERLVAEVHMEKKMKNQKAKSKSSEARKQLSSVRVIQRNLVYIVGLPLNLADEDLLQQREYFGQYGKVLKVSMSRTTAGVVQQFPNNTCSVYITYSKEEEAIRCIQNVHGFVLEGRPLRACFGTTKYCHAWLRNMPCSNPDCLYLHGIGSHEDSFTKDEIVSAYTRSRVQQITGAAYNMQRQSGNVLPPPLDDCTDNSSGKSIVKNSSSTSVSIVRGSPPNGTSGRPIALSAAAAWGIRATNCQPAACGLLCPNGLSKLKPDTISSTLPFSSAVACTIQASLNSDVTKRPLSSDGSHSMTPQVKNELLKPVKQNRSMDILDSAEERTLASEVSLSPMKLNNQVSSLPLAGYSDRGSFTATNTTNSIDITRQPSSIGPEEAVISTSEEIENFSQELSSVHIDRNSQNKQHYSLSKTSRSPDNVLVKSMQSQESQYNTDKFKDVLIKNADSKAAALENEVCNLKQQCDLSLDSQSQSQVVSANIEVEDDVTTFDNQILKDPEVVGSYLPESASFLNVSNHSSPHLLHCGEPCNVVNAGSLDANDKIKDNSLLHAHNFCNEYSDKLISTSSYWFLHDARNEQRIGRLVSDAVNIGSDAAMDKGESSIISNILSMESDAWDDSLTSHESLAKLLGDNTDNQNGPLKKSSSWKVQSNNQSRFSFARQEESKFQANVHPSSGANQQFPKNGSLIQDFVERDFSLDKLGFANGIPSNNLEESGNLGSGHFIASNNKLSAVSRAQISAPPGFSVPNRAPPPGFSSLERMGQAFDSLSGNSLLDPSFLLRNSYQTPSNGNIGDPGDIEFMDPAILAVVKGRIQGAQNSPVLDMRSNYPEQLNYFENEARVQLLMQRSLSPHQNLRFSEIGNSFSQFGDSYGISSRLNQSQVSNLASFPQLSLQQSRNAILSNGQLDGWNEVPSGNGLGVAELLRNERLGFNKFYRGYDDSKYRMPNSMDLFNRTFGI; encoded by the exons ATGAGTGACGAAGGAGAAAGGACTTGTCCTCTCTGTGCTGAAGAGATGGATTTGACAGATCAGCAGTTGAAACCATGCAAATGTGGTTATGAG ATATGTGTCTGGTGTTGGCATCACATACTGGAAATGGCTGAGAAGGATGACACAGAGGGACGATGTCCTGCATGTCGTTCTCCATATGATAAGGAAAAGATTGTTGGGATGGCTGCAAACTGTGAGAG ATTGGTGGCTGAAGTTCATAtggaaaaaaagatgaagaacCAGAAAGCAAAGTCAAAATCTTCTGAAGCACGGAAGCAACTCAGTAGTGTGCGAGTAATTCAGCGGAACCTGGTTTACATAGTGGGATTGCCTCTCAATCTGGCAGACGAAGAT CTCCTCCAGCAGCGAGAATATTTTGGTCAGTATGGGAAGGTCTTAAAAGTGTCAATGTCTCGAACCACAGCTGGTGTTGTTCAGCAGTTTCCAAACAATACATGTAGTGT ATATATTACttattcaaaagaagaagaagcaattcgATGCATTCAAAATGTGCATGGATTCGTTTTGGAGGGTAGACCTTTAAG GGCTTGTTTTGGAACCACTAAATATTGTCATGCATGGCTCAGAAACATG CCTTGCAGCAATCCAGATTGTCTATATCTGCATGGGATTGGCTCTCATGAGGATAGTTTCACAAAAGATGAAATAGTTTCAGCATACACTAg AAGTCGTGTTCAACAAATTACTGGTGCTGCATACAATATGCAACGGCAATCAGGGAATGTATTGCCTCCTCCATTGGATGATTGCACGGATAATTCATCAGGAAAATCAATTGTGAAAAATTCATCAAGT ACCTCTGTTAGCATTGTAAGAGGTTCACCTCCTAATGGAACTTCTGGGAGACCTATAGCTCTTTCTGCAGCTGCAGCATG GGGTATACGGGCTACAAATTGTCAGCCAGCTGCTTGTGGTTTATTATGTCCAAATGGACTGTCCAAGCTTAAACCTGATACAATCAGCAGCACCCTACCCTTTTCCTCTGCTGTTGCATGCACTATTCAGGCTTCATTAAATAGTGATGTTACAAAGAGGCCACTGTCGAGTGATGGGAGTCATAGTATGACACCTcaagtaaaaaatgaattattgaaACCTGTTAAACAAAATAGAAGCATGGATATCCTGGATAGTGCTGAAGAAAGAACTTTGGCTTCTGAAGTTTCTCTTTCACCCATGAAATTGAACAATCAGGTGTCTTCTCTACCATTAGCCGGATATAGTGATAGAGGCAGCTTTACTGCAACAAACACAACTAATTCTATTGACATCACTCGACAACCAAGCAGCATTGGTCCTGAGGAAGCAGTTATTTCTACCAGTGAAGAGATTGAGAATTTTTCCCAGGAGTTGTCTTCTGTTCACATTGATAGAAATTCCCAAAATAAACAACATTACAGCCTATCCAAAACTAGCAGATCACCTGATAATGTGTTGGTTAAATCTATGCAATCTCAAGAATCACAGTATAATACTGACAAATTTAAAGATGTACTAATTAAAAATGCAGACAGTAAAGCTGCTGCATTAGAAAATGAGGTTTGTAATTTAAAGCAACAATGTGATTTGTCATTGGATTCTCAATCTCAATCTCAAGTAGTATCAGCTAATATTGAAGTGGAAGATGATGTAACAACTTTTGATAATCAGATACTTAAGGATCCAGAAGTTGTTGGTTCTTATTTGCCCGAATCGGCCAGTTTCCTTAATGTCTCAAATCATTCTAGTCCTCATCTTCTGCATTGTGGTGAACCATGTAATGTTGTAAATGCTGGTTCTTTAGATGCCAATGATAAAATCAAGGATAACTCATTATTACATGCACATAACTTTTGCAATGAATATTCTGATAAATTGATCAGCACCAGCTCTTATTGGTTCCTCCATGATGCAAGAAATGAGCAACGCATTGGAAGATTAGTTAGTGATGCAGTTAATATTGGAAGTGACGCCGCTATGGACAAGGGTGAAAGCAgtataatttcaaatatattatcCATGGAGTCTGATGCCTGGGATGACTCGCTAACATCACATGAGAGTTTGGCCAAGTTGTTGGGTGACAACACTGACAACCAGAATGgtcctttaaaaaaatctagttCTTGGAAAGTTCAAAGTAACAATCAATCTAGATTTTCTTTTGCAAGACAGGAGGAATCCAAATTCCAAGCTAATGTACATCCATCTTCTGGTGCCAACCAGCAATTTCCAAAGAATGGCTCACTCATCCAGGATTTTGTGGAAAGAGACTTTTCTTTGGACAAGCTGGGTTTTGCAAATGGCATCCCCTCCAATAACCTCGAGGAATCTGGAAATCTTGGTAGTGGCCATTTTATTGCTTCAAACAATAAACTTTCAG CTGTTTCAAGAGCACAAATTTCAGCACCACCAGGATTTTCTGTTCCGAACAGGGCACCACCTCCTGGTTTTTCTTCCCTTGAGAGAATGGGGCAGGCTTTTGACTCCCTCTCTG GGAATTCATTGCTCGACCCTTCTTTCTTACTGAGAAATTCATATCAAACACCCTCAAATGGAAATATTGGTGATCCAGGAGACATTGAATTTATGGATCCTGCTATTTTGGCAGTTGTTAAAGGGAGAATTCAAGGTGCACAAAACAGCCCAGTGCTGGATATGCGATCCAATTACCCTGAACAGTTAAATTACTTTGAAAATGAGGCTAGAGTTCAATTATTGATGCAAAGATCTCTCTCACCACATCAAAACCTTCGATTTTCTGAAATTGGGAATTCCTTTTCTCAGTTTGGTGATTCTTATGGCATTTCTTCAAGGTTAAATCAATCACAAGTTAGTAATCTGGCTTCATTTCCTCAGTTGTCTCTGCAGCAGTCTAGAAATGCAATCTTGTCAAATGGCCAATTGGATGGGTGGAATGAAGTGCCGAGTGGAAATGGTCTGGGTGTGGCAGAGCTTTTGAGAAATGAAAGACTTGGATTTAACAAGTTTTATAGAGGATATGATGATTCAAAATATCGAATGCCGAATTCTATGGATCTGTTCAACAGGACATTTGGGATTTGA
- the LOC100796804 gene encoding uncharacterized protein isoform X3, with protein sequence MSDEGERTCPLCAEEMDLTDQQLKPCKCGYEICVWCWHHILEMAEKDDTEGRCPACRSPYDKEKIVGMAANCERLVAEVHMEKKMKNQKAKSKSSEARKQLSSVRVIQRNLVYIVGLPLNLADEDLLQQREYFGQYGKVLKVSMSRTTAGVVQQFPNNTCSVYITYSKEEEAIRCIQNVHGFVLEGRPLRACFGTTKYCHAWLRNMPCSNPDCLYLHGIGSHEDSFTKDEIVSAYTSRVQQITGAAYNMQRQSGNVLPPPLDDCTDNSSGKSIVKNSSSTSVSIVRGSPPNGTSGRPIALSAAAAWGIRATNCQPAACGLLCPNGLSKLKPDTISSTLPFSSAVACTIQASLNSDVTKRPLSSDGSHSMTPQVKNELLKPVKQNRSMDILDSAEERTLASEVSLSPMKLNNQVSSLPLAGYSDRGSFTATNTTNSIDITRQPSSIGPEEAVISTSEEIENFSQELSSVHIDRNSQNKQHYSLSKTSRSPDNVLVKSMQSQESQYNTDKFKDVLIKNADSKAAALENEVCNLKQQCDLSLDSQSQSQVVSANIEVEDDVTTFDNQILKDPEVVGSYLPESASFLNVSNHSSPHLLHCGEPCNVVNAGSLDANDKIKDNSLLHAHNFCNEYSDKLISTSSYWFLHDARNEQRIGRLVSDAVNIGSDAAMDKGESSIISNILSMESDAWDDSLTSHESLAKLLGDNTDNQNGPLKKSSSWKVQSNNQSRFSFARQEESKFQANVHPSSGANQQFPKNGSLIQDFVERDFSLDKLGFANGIPSNNLEESGNLGSGHFIASNNKLSAVSRAQISAPPGFSVPNRAPPPGFSSLERMGQAFDSLSGNSLLDPSFLLRNSYQTPSNGNIGDPGDIEFMDPAILAVVKGRIQGAQNSPVLDMRSNYPEQLNYFENEARVQLLMQRSLSPHQNLRFSEIGNSFSQFGDSYGISSRLNQSQVSNLASFPQLSLQQSRNAILSNGQLDGWNEVPSGNGLGVAELLRNERLGFNKFYRGYDDSKYRMPNSMDLFNRTFGI encoded by the exons ATGAGTGACGAAGGAGAAAGGACTTGTCCTCTCTGTGCTGAAGAGATGGATTTGACAGATCAGCAGTTGAAACCATGCAAATGTGGTTATGAG ATATGTGTCTGGTGTTGGCATCACATACTGGAAATGGCTGAGAAGGATGACACAGAGGGACGATGTCCTGCATGTCGTTCTCCATATGATAAGGAAAAGATTGTTGGGATGGCTGCAAACTGTGAGAG ATTGGTGGCTGAAGTTCATAtggaaaaaaagatgaagaacCAGAAAGCAAAGTCAAAATCTTCTGAAGCACGGAAGCAACTCAGTAGTGTGCGAGTAATTCAGCGGAACCTGGTTTACATAGTGGGATTGCCTCTCAATCTGGCAGACGAAGAT CTCCTCCAGCAGCGAGAATATTTTGGTCAGTATGGGAAGGTCTTAAAAGTGTCAATGTCTCGAACCACAGCTGGTGTTGTTCAGCAGTTTCCAAACAATACATGTAGTGT ATATATTACttattcaaaagaagaagaagcaattcgATGCATTCAAAATGTGCATGGATTCGTTTTGGAGGGTAGACCTTTAAG GGCTTGTTTTGGAACCACTAAATATTGTCATGCATGGCTCAGAAACATG CCTTGCAGCAATCCAGATTGTCTATATCTGCATGGGATTGGCTCTCATGAGGATAGTTTCACAAAAGATGAAATAGTTTCAGCATACACTAg TCGTGTTCAACAAATTACTGGTGCTGCATACAATATGCAACGGCAATCAGGGAATGTATTGCCTCCTCCATTGGATGATTGCACGGATAATTCATCAGGAAAATCAATTGTGAAAAATTCATCAAGT ACCTCTGTTAGCATTGTAAGAGGTTCACCTCCTAATGGAACTTCTGGGAGACCTATAGCTCTTTCTGCAGCTGCAGCATG GGGTATACGGGCTACAAATTGTCAGCCAGCTGCTTGTGGTTTATTATGTCCAAATGGACTGTCCAAGCTTAAACCTGATACAATCAGCAGCACCCTACCCTTTTCCTCTGCTGTTGCATGCACTATTCAGGCTTCATTAAATAGTGATGTTACAAAGAGGCCACTGTCGAGTGATGGGAGTCATAGTATGACACCTcaagtaaaaaatgaattattgaaACCTGTTAAACAAAATAGAAGCATGGATATCCTGGATAGTGCTGAAGAAAGAACTTTGGCTTCTGAAGTTTCTCTTTCACCCATGAAATTGAACAATCAGGTGTCTTCTCTACCATTAGCCGGATATAGTGATAGAGGCAGCTTTACTGCAACAAACACAACTAATTCTATTGACATCACTCGACAACCAAGCAGCATTGGTCCTGAGGAAGCAGTTATTTCTACCAGTGAAGAGATTGAGAATTTTTCCCAGGAGTTGTCTTCTGTTCACATTGATAGAAATTCCCAAAATAAACAACATTACAGCCTATCCAAAACTAGCAGATCACCTGATAATGTGTTGGTTAAATCTATGCAATCTCAAGAATCACAGTATAATACTGACAAATTTAAAGATGTACTAATTAAAAATGCAGACAGTAAAGCTGCTGCATTAGAAAATGAGGTTTGTAATTTAAAGCAACAATGTGATTTGTCATTGGATTCTCAATCTCAATCTCAAGTAGTATCAGCTAATATTGAAGTGGAAGATGATGTAACAACTTTTGATAATCAGATACTTAAGGATCCAGAAGTTGTTGGTTCTTATTTGCCCGAATCGGCCAGTTTCCTTAATGTCTCAAATCATTCTAGTCCTCATCTTCTGCATTGTGGTGAACCATGTAATGTTGTAAATGCTGGTTCTTTAGATGCCAATGATAAAATCAAGGATAACTCATTATTACATGCACATAACTTTTGCAATGAATATTCTGATAAATTGATCAGCACCAGCTCTTATTGGTTCCTCCATGATGCAAGAAATGAGCAACGCATTGGAAGATTAGTTAGTGATGCAGTTAATATTGGAAGTGACGCCGCTATGGACAAGGGTGAAAGCAgtataatttcaaatatattatcCATGGAGTCTGATGCCTGGGATGACTCGCTAACATCACATGAGAGTTTGGCCAAGTTGTTGGGTGACAACACTGACAACCAGAATGgtcctttaaaaaaatctagttCTTGGAAAGTTCAAAGTAACAATCAATCTAGATTTTCTTTTGCAAGACAGGAGGAATCCAAATTCCAAGCTAATGTACATCCATCTTCTGGTGCCAACCAGCAATTTCCAAAGAATGGCTCACTCATCCAGGATTTTGTGGAAAGAGACTTTTCTTTGGACAAGCTGGGTTTTGCAAATGGCATCCCCTCCAATAACCTCGAGGAATCTGGAAATCTTGGTAGTGGCCATTTTATTGCTTCAAACAATAAACTTTCAG CTGTTTCAAGAGCACAAATTTCAGCACCACCAGGATTTTCTGTTCCGAACAGGGCACCACCTCCTGGTTTTTCTTCCCTTGAGAGAATGGGGCAGGCTTTTGACTCCCTCTCTG GGAATTCATTGCTCGACCCTTCTTTCTTACTGAGAAATTCATATCAAACACCCTCAAATGGAAATATTGGTGATCCAGGAGACATTGAATTTATGGATCCTGCTATTTTGGCAGTTGTTAAAGGGAGAATTCAAGGTGCACAAAACAGCCCAGTGCTGGATATGCGATCCAATTACCCTGAACAGTTAAATTACTTTGAAAATGAGGCTAGAGTTCAATTATTGATGCAAAGATCTCTCTCACCACATCAAAACCTTCGATTTTCTGAAATTGGGAATTCCTTTTCTCAGTTTGGTGATTCTTATGGCATTTCTTCAAGGTTAAATCAATCACAAGTTAGTAATCTGGCTTCATTTCCTCAGTTGTCTCTGCAGCAGTCTAGAAATGCAATCTTGTCAAATGGCCAATTGGATGGGTGGAATGAAGTGCCGAGTGGAAATGGTCTGGGTGTGGCAGAGCTTTTGAGAAATGAAAGACTTGGATTTAACAAGTTTTATAGAGGATATGATGATTCAAAATATCGAATGCCGAATTCTATGGATCTGTTCAACAGGACATTTGGGATTTGA